A DNA window from bacterium contains the following coding sequences:
- a CDS encoding nuclear transport factor 2 family protein, translating into MTTLHLPEPIAAYFSADRQNPNALARWFTAQATVKDEDRTHTGLDAIRAWKAAASAQYAYTTAPFALEQDNGHHIVSGRVTGNFPGSPVDLRYRFRLERGLIASLEITA; encoded by the coding sequence ATGACCACTCTGCATCTTCCCGAACCCATCGCCGCCTACTTCTCGGCCGACCGGCAGAACCCCAATGCGCTGGCCCGCTGGTTCACGGCGCAGGCCACCGTGAAAGACGAAGACCGGACCCACACCGGCCTGGACGCCATCCGGGCGTGGAAGGCGGCCGCTTCGGCCCAATACGCCTACACGACCGCGCCCTTCGCGCTCGAGCAGGACAACGGGCACCACATCGTCAGCGGCCGGGTGACCGGCAACTTCCCCGGCAGTCCGGTCGACCTGCGGTACCGCTTTCGCCTGGAACGCGGCCTGATCGCCTCGCTGGAGATCACCGCATGA